In a single window of the Lagenorhynchus albirostris chromosome 19, mLagAlb1.1, whole genome shotgun sequence genome:
- the APRT gene encoding adenine phosphoribosyltransferase isoform X1 has protein sequence MVGPAHPNPDPFHAGAEPPWAPGSAPWGTPPPPRAGAERTNRLLPSRRADAEMADSELQLVARRIRSFPDFPVPGVLFRDISPVLKDPDSFRASVSLLANHLKKAHGGRIDYIAGLDSRGFLFGPSLAQELGLGCILIRKRGKLPGPTVCASCALEYGKVRSLGAASVDPPFPKGESWTPVELLWLVGVDMGTQTEKLGQADRARRQGGLELGPRGWPLVSSPALHTKALLGKLVDHVPACFCRLSWRSRGTPWSQGRRWWWWMTCWPPVEPCVQPVSCWASCRPRCWSA, from the exons ATGGTGGGCCCCGCCCACCCGAACCCAGACCCTTTCCACGCTGGCGCGGAGCCGCCTTGGGCTCCCGGCTCCGCCCCCTGGGGgactcctcccccaccccgcgcAGGCGCGGAGCGTACTAACCGGCTCTTGCCCTCGAGACGCGCGGATGCTGAGATGGCGGATTCCGAGCTGCAGCTGGTGGCGCGACGGATCCGCAGCTTCCCCGACTTCCCCGTCCCCGGCGTGCTGTTCAG GGACATTTCACCCGTCCTGAAGGACCCCGACTCCTTCCGCGCCTCCGTCAGCCTCCTGGCTAATCACCTGAAAAAGGCCCACGGCGGCAGGATCGACTACATCGCGG GCCTAGACTCCCGTGGCTTCCTGTTTGGTCCCTCCCTGGCCCAGGAGCTGGGCTTGGGCTGCATTCTCATCCGGAAGCGAGGGAAGCTGCCAGGCCCCACTGTGTGTGCCTCATGCGCACTGGAATACGGGAAGGTGAGAAGCCTGGGGGCTGCCTCTGTGGACCCTCCATTCCCAAAAGGAGAGTCGTGGACTCCAGTGGAGCTGCTGTGGTTGGTTGGAGTGGACATGGGAACTCAGACTGAGAAGCTGGGCCAGGCTGACAGAGCCAGGAGACAGGGTGGGTTGGAACTGGGGCCCAGGGGGTGGCCCCTTGTCAGTTCCCCAGCTCTGCACACTAAGGCCCTTTTGGGGAAGCTGGTAGATCACGTGCCCGCTTGCTTCTGCAGGCTGAGCTGGAGATCCAGAGGGACGCCCTGGAGCCAGGGcagaaggtggtggtggtggatgaCCTGCTGGCCACCGGTG GAACCATGCGTGCAGCCTGTGAGCTGCTGGGCCAGCTGCAGGCCCAGGTGCTGGAGTGCGTGA
- the APRT gene encoding adenine phosphoribosyltransferase isoform X4 encodes MVGPAHPNPDPFHAGAEPPWAPGSAPWGTPPPPRAGAERTNRLLPSRRADAEMADSELQLVARRIRSFPDFPVPGVLFRDISPVLKDPDSFRASVSLLANHLKKAHGGRIDYIAGLDSRGFLFGPSLAQELGLGCILIRKRGKLPGPTVCASCALEYGKAELEIQRDALEPGQKVVVVDDLLATGGTMRAACELLGQLQAQVLECVSLVELTSLKGREKLGTVPFFSLLQYE; translated from the exons ATGGTGGGCCCCGCCCACCCGAACCCAGACCCTTTCCACGCTGGCGCGGAGCCGCCTTGGGCTCCCGGCTCCGCCCCCTGGGGgactcctcccccaccccgcgcAGGCGCGGAGCGTACTAACCGGCTCTTGCCCTCGAGACGCGCGGATGCTGAGATGGCGGATTCCGAGCTGCAGCTGGTGGCGCGACGGATCCGCAGCTTCCCCGACTTCCCCGTCCCCGGCGTGCTGTTCAG GGACATTTCACCCGTCCTGAAGGACCCCGACTCCTTCCGCGCCTCCGTCAGCCTCCTGGCTAATCACCTGAAAAAGGCCCACGGCGGCAGGATCGACTACATCGCGG GCCTAGACTCCCGTGGCTTCCTGTTTGGTCCCTCCCTGGCCCAGGAGCTGGGCTTGGGCTGCATTCTCATCCGGAAGCGAGGGAAGCTGCCAGGCCCCACTGTGTGTGCCTCATGCGCACTGGAATACGGGAAG GCTGAGCTGGAGATCCAGAGGGACGCCCTGGAGCCAGGGcagaaggtggtggtggtggatgaCCTGCTGGCCACCGGTG GAACCATGCGTGCAGCCTGTGAGCTGCTGGGCCAGCTGCAGGCCCAGGTGCTGGAGTGCGTGAGCCTGGTGGAGCTGACCTCTCTGAAGGGCAGGGAGAAGCTGGGGACTGTgcccttcttctctctcctgcaGTACGAGTGA
- the APRT gene encoding adenine phosphoribosyltransferase isoform X3 yields MVGPAHPNPDPFHAGAEPPWAPGSAPWGTPPPPRAGAERTNRLLPSRRADAEMADSELQLVARRIRSFPDFPVPGVLFRDISPVLKDPDSFRASVSLLANHLKKAHGGRIDYIAGLDSRGFLFGPSLAQELGLGCILIRKRGKLPGPTVCASCALEYGKVRSLGAASVDPPFPKGESWTPVELLWLVGVDMGTQTEKLGQADRARRQGTMRAACELLGQLQAQVLECVSLVELTSLKGREKLGTVPFFSLLQYE; encoded by the exons ATGGTGGGCCCCGCCCACCCGAACCCAGACCCTTTCCACGCTGGCGCGGAGCCGCCTTGGGCTCCCGGCTCCGCCCCCTGGGGgactcctcccccaccccgcgcAGGCGCGGAGCGTACTAACCGGCTCTTGCCCTCGAGACGCGCGGATGCTGAGATGGCGGATTCCGAGCTGCAGCTGGTGGCGCGACGGATCCGCAGCTTCCCCGACTTCCCCGTCCCCGGCGTGCTGTTCAG GGACATTTCACCCGTCCTGAAGGACCCCGACTCCTTCCGCGCCTCCGTCAGCCTCCTGGCTAATCACCTGAAAAAGGCCCACGGCGGCAGGATCGACTACATCGCGG GCCTAGACTCCCGTGGCTTCCTGTTTGGTCCCTCCCTGGCCCAGGAGCTGGGCTTGGGCTGCATTCTCATCCGGAAGCGAGGGAAGCTGCCAGGCCCCACTGTGTGTGCCTCATGCGCACTGGAATACGGGAAGGTGAGAAGCCTGGGGGCTGCCTCTGTGGACCCTCCATTCCCAAAAGGAGAGTCGTGGACTCCAGTGGAGCTGCTGTGGTTGGTTGGAGTGGACATGGGAACTCAGACTGAGAAGCTGGGCCAGGCTGACAGAGCCAGGAGACAGG GAACCATGCGTGCAGCCTGTGAGCTGCTGGGCCAGCTGCAGGCCCAGGTGCTGGAGTGCGTGAGCCTGGTGGAGCTGACCTCTCTGAAGGGCAGGGAGAAGCTGGGGACTGTgcccttcttctctctcctgcaGTACGAGTGA
- the CDT1 gene encoding DNA replication factor Cdt1 isoform X2, which translates to MAQCRLTDFFARRRPGLRAKPTRTKPAWRTPSPAKPAPRAPAPGPGSSRKRARSPAEPTRAEPAPPARRRLRLPANAVSGPSSPAAAGSPEHSSPQSKKTKKAPLSASQRPCLAAQEGEDKVPSKVTLSELTSCLQRAQELGARVQELKASAQKNAGEPSAPDDEGHPAGLCGEPMPAYQRFHALAQPGPPGLVLPYKYQVLAEMFRSMDTIVSMLFNRSETVTFTKVKQGVQDMMHKRFEERNVGQIKTVYPDSYRFRQEHHIPTFKDGVRRSDYQLTIEPLLDQQAGSAAPRLTASHLLQRRQVFTQKLVARVREHHRAFLASLKPPVEVPEDQLTRWHPRFNVDAVPDVEPAELPQPPTVEKPASAQEVLARARSLMSPRMQKALSDLAQRTAQPSSPWPPSPAPPAPPPAASPAALKGVSQALLERVRAKEAQKQLAQMTRRPEQELRLQRLERLPELARVLRSIFVSERKPALTMEVACARMVGSYRAAMSPGEMEKHVQLLSELLPNWLSLHRIRTDTYVKLDKAADLAGVTAQLARLARAEEAL; encoded by the exons ATGGCGCAGTGCCGCCTCACCGACTTCTTCGCGCGCCGCCGTCCTGGGCTCCGGGCCAAGCCGACGCGCACCAAGCCGGCCTGGCGCACCCCGAGTCCCGCCAagcccgcgccccgcgccccggcccccggccccggcAGCAGCCGCAAGCGCGCCCGCTCGCCCGCCGAGCCCACGCGCGCCGAGCCTGCACCGCCCGCGCGCAGGAGGCTGCGGCTGCCGGCCAACGCG GTCTCTGGCCCTAGTTCTCCAGCTGCGGCTGGCTCCCCAGAGCACTCTTCTCCCCAAAGCAAGAAGACAAAGAAGGCCCCCCTCTCAGCCAGCCAGCGACCTTGCCTGGCAGCCCAGGAGGGCGAGGACAAG GTCCCTTCCAAAGTCACTCTGTCTGAGCTCACGTCGTGCCTGCAGCGGGCACAGGAGCTGGGGGCACGGGTCCAGGAGCTGAAGGCAAGCGCACAGAAGAATGCCGGGGAACCCAGCGCGCCGGACGACGAGGGGCACCCAGCCGGGCTGTG TGGTGAGCCGATGCCTGCCTACCAGCGCTTCCACGCCCTGGCCCAGCCGGGGCCCCCGGGCCTTGTGCTGCCCTACAAGTACCAGGTGCTGGCCGAGATGTTCCGCAGCATGGACACCATCGTGAGCATGCTCTTCAACCGCTCTGAGACTGTGACCTTCACTAAGGTCAAGCAGGGCGTCCAGGACATGATGCACAA GCGCTTTGAGGAGCGCAACGTGGGCCAGATCAAAACCGTGTACCCTGACTCCTACCGCTTCCGCCAGGAGCACCACATCCCCACCTTCAAGGATGGCGTCAGGAGGTCTGATTACCAGCTCACCATCGAGCCGCTGCTGGACCAGC AGGCTGGCAGCGCGGCCCCCCGGCTCACGGCGTCGCACCTGTTGCAGCGGCGCCAGGTCTTCACCCAGAAGCTGGTAGCCCGAGTCCGGGAGCATCACAGG GCCTTCCTGGCCTCCCTGAAGCCCCCCGTGGAGGTGCCCGAGGACCAGCTGACACGCTGGCATCCCCGCTTCAATGTGGACGCAGTGCCTGACGTCGAGCCGGCCGAGCTGCCCCAGCCGCCCACCGTGGAGAAGCCGGCCTCCGCCCAGGAGGTGCTGGCCCGTGCCCGCAGCCTGATGTCACCCAGG ATGCAGAAGGCTCTGAGTGACCTGGCCCAGCGCACGGCCCAGCCTAGCAGCCCCTGGCCCCCCAGCCCGGCACCGCCAGCGCCCCCGCCGGCCGCCTCGCCTGCCGCTCTGAAGGGGGTGTCCCAGGCCCTGCTGGAGCGG GTCCGGGCCAAGGAGGCGCAGAAGCAGCTGGCGCAGATGACGCGGCGCCCGGAGCAGGAGCTGCGGCTGCAGCGGCTCGAGCGGCTGCCCGAGCTGGCCCGCGTGCTGCGCAGCATCTTCGTGTCGGAGCGCAAGCCAGCGCTTACCATGGAGGTGGCCTGCGCCCGGATGGTGGGCAGCTACCGCGCAGCCATGAGCCCCG GGGAGATGGAGAAGCACGTGCAGCTCCTCTCTGAGCTGCTGCCCAACTGGCTCAGCCTCCACCGCATCCGCACTGACACCTACGTCAAGCTGGACAAGGCCGCTGACCTGGCAGGTGTCACGGCACAGCTGGCCCGCCTTGCCCGTGCTGAGGAGGCGCTGTGA
- the CDT1 gene encoding DNA replication factor Cdt1 isoform X1, with product MAQCRLTDFFARRRPGLRAKPTRTKPAWRTPSPAKPAPRAPAPGPGSSRKRARSPAEPTRAEPAPPARRRLRLPANAVSGPSSPAAAGSPEHSSPQSKKTKKAPLSASQRPCLAAQEGEDKVPSKVTLSELTSCLQRAQELGARVQELKASAQKNAGEPSAPDDEGHPAGLCGEPMPAYQRFHALAQPGPPGLVLPYKYQVLAEMFRSMDTIVSMLFNRSETVTFTKVKQGVQDMMHKRFEERNVGQIKTVYPDSYRFRQEHHIPTFKDGVRRSDYQLTIEPLLDQQAGSAAPRLTASHLLQRRQVFTQKLVARVREHHRADVPRVSWCPLPTQAFLASLKPPVEVPEDQLTRWHPRFNVDAVPDVEPAELPQPPTVEKPASAQEVLARARSLMSPRMQKALSDLAQRTAQPSSPWPPSPAPPAPPPAASPAALKGVSQALLERVRAKEAQKQLAQMTRRPEQELRLQRLERLPELARVLRSIFVSERKPALTMEVACARMVGSYRAAMSPGEMEKHVQLLSELLPNWLSLHRIRTDTYVKLDKAADLAGVTAQLARLARAEEAL from the exons ATGGCGCAGTGCCGCCTCACCGACTTCTTCGCGCGCCGCCGTCCTGGGCTCCGGGCCAAGCCGACGCGCACCAAGCCGGCCTGGCGCACCCCGAGTCCCGCCAagcccgcgccccgcgccccggcccccggccccggcAGCAGCCGCAAGCGCGCCCGCTCGCCCGCCGAGCCCACGCGCGCCGAGCCTGCACCGCCCGCGCGCAGGAGGCTGCGGCTGCCGGCCAACGCG GTCTCTGGCCCTAGTTCTCCAGCTGCGGCTGGCTCCCCAGAGCACTCTTCTCCCCAAAGCAAGAAGACAAAGAAGGCCCCCCTCTCAGCCAGCCAGCGACCTTGCCTGGCAGCCCAGGAGGGCGAGGACAAG GTCCCTTCCAAAGTCACTCTGTCTGAGCTCACGTCGTGCCTGCAGCGGGCACAGGAGCTGGGGGCACGGGTCCAGGAGCTGAAGGCAAGCGCACAGAAGAATGCCGGGGAACCCAGCGCGCCGGACGACGAGGGGCACCCAGCCGGGCTGTG TGGTGAGCCGATGCCTGCCTACCAGCGCTTCCACGCCCTGGCCCAGCCGGGGCCCCCGGGCCTTGTGCTGCCCTACAAGTACCAGGTGCTGGCCGAGATGTTCCGCAGCATGGACACCATCGTGAGCATGCTCTTCAACCGCTCTGAGACTGTGACCTTCACTAAGGTCAAGCAGGGCGTCCAGGACATGATGCACAA GCGCTTTGAGGAGCGCAACGTGGGCCAGATCAAAACCGTGTACCCTGACTCCTACCGCTTCCGCCAGGAGCACCACATCCCCACCTTCAAGGATGGCGTCAGGAGGTCTGATTACCAGCTCACCATCGAGCCGCTGCTGGACCAGC AGGCTGGCAGCGCGGCCCCCCGGCTCACGGCGTCGCACCTGTTGCAGCGGCGCCAGGTCTTCACCCAGAAGCTGGTAGCCCGAGTCCGGGAGCATCACAGG GCAGATGTGCCCAGGGTCAGCTGGTGCCCCCTTCCCACACAGGCCTTCCTGGCCTCCCTGAAGCCCCCCGTGGAGGTGCCCGAGGACCAGCTGACACGCTGGCATCCCCGCTTCAATGTGGACGCAGTGCCTGACGTCGAGCCGGCCGAGCTGCCCCAGCCGCCCACCGTGGAGAAGCCGGCCTCCGCCCAGGAGGTGCTGGCCCGTGCCCGCAGCCTGATGTCACCCAGG ATGCAGAAGGCTCTGAGTGACCTGGCCCAGCGCACGGCCCAGCCTAGCAGCCCCTGGCCCCCCAGCCCGGCACCGCCAGCGCCCCCGCCGGCCGCCTCGCCTGCCGCTCTGAAGGGGGTGTCCCAGGCCCTGCTGGAGCGG GTCCGGGCCAAGGAGGCGCAGAAGCAGCTGGCGCAGATGACGCGGCGCCCGGAGCAGGAGCTGCGGCTGCAGCGGCTCGAGCGGCTGCCCGAGCTGGCCCGCGTGCTGCGCAGCATCTTCGTGTCGGAGCGCAAGCCAGCGCTTACCATGGAGGTGGCCTGCGCCCGGATGGTGGGCAGCTACCGCGCAGCCATGAGCCCCG GGGAGATGGAGAAGCACGTGCAGCTCCTCTCTGAGCTGCTGCCCAACTGGCTCAGCCTCCACCGCATCCGCACTGACACCTACGTCAAGCTGGACAAGGCCGCTGACCTGGCAGGTGTCACGGCACAGCTGGCCCGCCTTGCCCGTGCTGAGGAGGCGCTGTGA
- the APRT gene encoding adenine phosphoribosyltransferase isoform X2, with protein sequence MKYGTSYGRWWAPPTRTQTLSTLARSRLGLPAPPPGGLLPHPAQARSVLTGSCPRDARMLRWRIPSCSWWRDGSAASPTSPSPACCSGLDSRGFLFGPSLAQELGLGCILIRKRGKLPGPTVCASCALEYGKVRSLGAASVDPPFPKGESWTPVELLWLVGVDMGTQTEKLGQADRARRQGGLELGPRGWPLVSSPALHTKALLGKLVDHVPACFCRLSWRSRGTPWSQGRRWWWWMTCWPPVEPCVQPVSCWASCRPRCWSA encoded by the exons ATGAAATACGGTACCTCCTACGGGAGATGGTGGGCCCCGCCCACCCGAACCCAGACCCTTTCCACGCTGGCGCGGAGCCGCCTTGGGCTCCCGGCTCCGCCCCCTGGGGgactcctcccccaccccgcgcAGGCGCGGAGCGTACTAACCGGCTCTTGCCCTCGAGACGCGCGGATGCTGAGATGGCGGATTCCGAGCTGCAGCTGGTGGCGCGACGGATCCGCAGCTTCCCCGACTTCCCCGTCCCCGGCGTGCTGTTCAG GCCTAGACTCCCGTGGCTTCCTGTTTGGTCCCTCCCTGGCCCAGGAGCTGGGCTTGGGCTGCATTCTCATCCGGAAGCGAGGGAAGCTGCCAGGCCCCACTGTGTGTGCCTCATGCGCACTGGAATACGGGAAGGTGAGAAGCCTGGGGGCTGCCTCTGTGGACCCTCCATTCCCAAAAGGAGAGTCGTGGACTCCAGTGGAGCTGCTGTGGTTGGTTGGAGTGGACATGGGAACTCAGACTGAGAAGCTGGGCCAGGCTGACAGAGCCAGGAGACAGGGTGGGTTGGAACTGGGGCCCAGGGGGTGGCCCCTTGTCAGTTCCCCAGCTCTGCACACTAAGGCCCTTTTGGGGAAGCTGGTAGATCACGTGCCCGCTTGCTTCTGCAGGCTGAGCTGGAGATCCAGAGGGACGCCCTGGAGCCAGGGcagaaggtggtggtggtggatgaCCTGCTGGCCACCGGTG GAACCATGCGTGCAGCCTGTGAGCTGCTGGGCCAGCTGCAGGCCCAGGTGCTGGAGTGCGTGA